A single genomic interval of Lathyrus oleraceus cultivar Zhongwan6 chromosome 7, CAAS_Psat_ZW6_1.0, whole genome shotgun sequence harbors:
- the LOC127107659 gene encoding nuclear pore complex protein NUP50A has translation MEDTENALQSSKKRAAGRELTRDTPLDDDEDDADLYTGTFKKASDEVLASRRIIKVGRRQQTNSTPSSNPFAGIRLSAPTESSAKPVEATAETLPEKAKDDETKQQLESKALEVQDKSTSNNDAAEKNNVSKELAEKESIGENSKVDHEQSKDGSKIENEGNKEAADKESAGEIEKEPSTEEKNTENNDKSENSESKDKENKVSDEATAEGGPFKSFQQLSSSQNAFTGLVGSGFSSSLFSFGPKTNDGSALGSGTGSIFGLKLDQPLGLGLSNTGTSGFGTSGASAISKSETLQEVVVETGEENEEVVFNADSVLFEFVEGGWKERGKGEVKVNVTSGTEKKARVLMRSKGNYRLILNARLYPEMKLTNMEKKGVTFACATEGKTGLSTFALKFRDGSIVEDFKAAITAHKGEASTTVKTPENSPKASDV, from the coding sequence ATGGaggataccgagaatgccttacAGTCATCAAAGAAAAGGGCTGCTGGACGGGAGCTCACACGAGACACTCCTCTTGACGACGATGAAGATGACGCTGATCTTTATACTGGAACTTTCAAGAAAGCCAGTGACGAGGTTCTGGCATCCAGGAGAATTATCAAAGTAGGACGTCGCCAACAGACTAATTCTACTCCTTCTTCAAACCCTTTTGCTGGAATACGCTTGTCTGCTCCTACTGAATCCAGTGCCAAGCCTGTTGAAGCTACTGCTGAAACACTACCGGAGAAAGCTAAGGATGACGAAACTAAGCAGCAGCTAGAGAGCAAAGCTCTTGAGGTGCAGGACAAATCTACTTCAAATAACGATGCTGCAGAAAAAAACAATGTAAGTAAGGAGCTTGCGGAGAAGGAGAGTATTGGCGAGAACTCTAAAGTAGATCATGAACAAAGTAAGGATGGAAGTAAGATTGAAAATGAGGGCAATAAGGAAGCTGCTGATAAGGAAAGTGCAGGTGAGATTGAAAAAGAACCATCTACAGAAGAAAAAAATACTGAGAACAATGATAAGAGCGAAAATAGTGAAAGCAAGGATAAGGAAAACAAAGTAAGTGACGAGGCTACAGCTGAAGGTGGCCCATTCAAATCATTTCAACAGCTTTCGAGTAGTCAAAATGCCTTCACAGGTCTTGTTGGAAGTGGATTTTCTTCTTCCTTATTTTCCTTTGGGCCTAAAACAAATGATGGGTCTGCTTTAGGTAGTGGAACTGGTTCTATTTTTGGCTTGAAACTTGACCAGCCTTTGGGTCTGGGTTTATCAAACACTGGAACTTCGGGTTTTGGGACGTCAGGAGCATCTGCTATTTCCAAGAGTGAAACACTGCAGGAAGTGGTCGTTGAAACCGGTGAAGAAAATGAGGAAGTAGTTTTTAATGCAGATTCAGTGTTGTTTGAATTTGTAGAGGGAGGTTGGAAGGAACGCGGAAAAGGAGAGGTGAAGGTGAATGTCACAAGTGGAACAGAAAAGAAGGCCAGAGTTCTTATGAGGTCTAAGGGAAATTACAGATTGATTTTAAATGCGCGTCTTTACCCTGAAATGAAGCTCACAAATATGGAGAAAAAGGGTGTGACCTTTGCCTGTGCAACTGAAGGGAAAACTGGTCTTTCGACATTTGCATTGAAGTTCAGAGATGGGTCCATAGTGGAGGATTTTAAGGCTGCTATTACTGCACATAAGGGTGAGGCATCTACAACTGTGAAGACACCAGAAAATTCTCCCAAGGCTTCTGATGTTTGA